The sequence ACAACCTGTCTAGCCTAATACTGTGTAATTCACTGACAAGCTATCCCTGGTAGAGAAGATAAGAACTTGCTCAAAATAAAAATGGTAATCTCAATTTTGAAGAATATGAAAAAGCTTGATATTAATGAAAAGCACAAAAAATGCTGAagatcaactgaagctgagaaAAGATAGTAAACAAAAGGAGATAGTTTGTAACCTTTCTGCATGTGGTTATGGGGTCATCCGAGTAAAAAGGAGGGTATCCAACTAGCATTTCATACATTATAGCTCCAAGTGACCACCTGAGTGgagttcaaataaataaaaagctaATTACTATTCAGATACCAGTAAAAAGAATAACAAACAATGAAGAAGCATATGCAAGAAAAAAGAAGACTGCAAAGTAGTTTAAGATCATCATTTACTAGAATGAAAGGGATATATAGTATAACAAGACTTGCATAAAAAAGACTGCAATCACTATgagaaagaaacaaaaatacTAAACCTAAAAACCATAAAATATTAGGAATCTCAACAATAAGGGAGTtctaataaataaatcaaaactAACCAGTCACACTCCATGCCATATCCTTTCTTCAGTAATACTTCAGGAGCAATGTAATCTGGTGTTCCCACTGTTGAGAATGCCTTTCACACAAAGATATTACTATTTTAGCCATTGCAGTCCCAAAAGATGCCATAACAACTCAGTAATTAAGGTTCGATACAGATCATATACAATAGTAATAGCCAAGCTATAGACAAATGTATTACAAATATGTCCACCTTCTAGCCTCTAACTTATCATGGTGCCAAGCTCAatctaaaaccaaaaccaaaaccaTTAAACACCAAGGAGGAACTGATTCTAGACTATTATCACAAAATTGCACTTAATAGAGTGCACAACAAGCGGAATCATAATGATTTCACTTGGCCACAATTCAAAACTAATATACCTTGTATAATATGGATGAAGAACAAAAGAAGCCTATAAATAGAAAAAGTGCATTTTCAGTTCTAATTGAAGGTTCAAAATAACTATAATTTTGTTTAAGTTTGACATCAAACCACAAACAATTAAAAGAccaaaggaaaataaaatatgtagATTTGAAGTTAAAAAGCAGGTAGGGCTAACAATATGGAATTTGTTTTTTAGCTACAAATACTGCTTAACAAATGTAATGGCTGGATTTTCAAAAGAAAATCCACGACTTATAATCTCAGTTAAGTATTTTGTCATTTCCATTTTTTTGcttattatctaattaactTCTATAAAACAGTATTTCAAAAAAACTTCTATAAAACAACAAATCTACAGAAATATGTCCCTCACCAACTTCCTCCTGTTCATTTGCCAGTGCTGAAGCTGTTCATGAGGGCTTTTCCAATTACTCTTCTTGTCCGCATCAGGGATACACCCATCGATATCCATTGGTTCAGTCATATTTTCATCatcaattgttttattttcatgaATCACAGATAAAGCTGTACAATCAAGAGGCTTACAAAGCCCGAAATCAGATAGCTTCATATGACCATTCTTATCAAGAAGAAGGTTGTCAGGCTTTATATCTCTGgaagaaaataaatgaaaaagaattagAAAGTATACATATCCAaaagaaaattcaaataaatCACCAAAATAAATCTAATTTTAAGGCACAATGATGCATATTTACAGAAGAAGATTTCGACCTGTGAATGTAATTATGTTTGTGAATTGACTCAATTGCAAGAACACTCTGAGCAATATAAAACCTAGCCACATTTTCAGTTAAGGTGTCCTCCCTCATTAGCAAAGTCATCATGTCACCACCTGGCAGATATTCCATAATAAGATACAAATACTCTGCATCTTGAAATGAGTAATAAAGTTTGACAATGCAGTGGCTCCCAACTTCTGCAAGTAAGTTCCTTTCAGCTCTAACATGTTCTACCTGTAGAACAGAGATGCAATTTTCCAGAATGAGAAAGAAGCGCCATGAAAAGCTATACAAACTATAAAAAGGCAGAATAGTATGATTTCACGGAATGCAGTAGAAGAAAGAGTGCACATCCTCAACAATCAAAGGCAATACAATCATTCCAAATGCATGATGTACTTCAAAATGCTAAGATAAAAACAGCAAGAAACTGCTCACCATACCATTTTCATGGTATACTAGTATGAAATAAGCAAACAAAAAAAACTGTAATCTGCTTCTATTCCAAACAAAGACCTAAAAGATCAGTAATTGCAGACAAAAGTCCAGCAAGTACAAAATACAATTCATTAAGTAACAAGTAATAGTCATGTAAGCTAACAGCAAGATCATGGCAAAATTTCATAGTAGTAATGTTCAGAGTTCAGACATAATATATCAATAAATTGTATCCGACATAAACATAGATAGAAGGAAGTTAACATTTTGAAGCTTTCCATATGTTCAAGAAACTGGAAATGCAATACACGACAATGTTACAAACTACCAGACAAAGGTGTGCAACTACCACTGAGCCAGAGCTCCTTCAAACTGTCAATTTATTTGACGGAAGGAACATGGTGGTGGAGATAGTGTGGAAATTCCTTTCATATAATAGGAATGTGACAATCATACATGATGGGGCTAAAACAATTGGTAACAGTTGATGAAGAAACAGGAAAGCCTATTAGTAGGGGAGTTGGGATTAAAAACAATACAGTAAAGGTGATCTTTCTCCTATTACCTGTCCTCTGATTAGCATTTCagatttctttaattttttcataGCATAAATATTGCCAGATTTCTTCTCCCGGCACAAGCGAACCTACCATCAGAAAAATAtcagaaataaataaattccaAACTGCCAATATGTGATACATAATAGGGGAGGAAGTGAAAAGTAGATAAATAGAAaaagagcaattcaacataagGAAGTGGAATTAAATCACATGTATCAAGTGCACCCCTAACCTCACCAAAGGCTCCTCTACCAATGATGGTTAAAAGCTCAAAATCATCAACACATATCTTATGCCTTTTGAGTCGCATAAATTCTGTCTCTTTTCTTTCTAAGTCTTTAATCAGATTAATCTGCTCCTCCTTAGGCACGTCAGAAGAAGCTAGCTTCCTTTCTAACACCCATCGTCTGCAGTGGAATCCAATCATGGAAGTAAGAGTCAAAAATTGCATCTTTAAATCAAGCATGTTAACATAAACGTAATATCTAAATCTTCAAAACAACATGCATCTTCAAAAACCAACAATTCAAGGCTCAACGATATTAAGTTTCAGTGGACATGCCTCTTTAAGCTCTAAAAGTTCAGTTATATCCAGCCAAATCCATTCTTGCACTTGGGAATTCTGTACACTGGAAATGTTTGAGTTATTACAAAATCCCCATGTTTATCAAATATGATCCTAACATAACTCTACACAATAAATTGCAGAATTGCTTTCTGTTTAACCCATCCATATAGGTCCATACCGAGAGCAATTATTACATTGCATGCATCACAAGAAAGCATGATTCAAACTAAGATGAAAGCTTGTAGTCCAAATCTTATAATTTTCTAATTCCCAATAAATTATCCAACTTGGGTCTTCTCTGTGAAACTTTCTGATATTCAAGCTCTAGTTTACTTTAAGTTCCTTGTACCAAAAGTTGGGAATGGATATCTCCTTGAGGAAAGTTCAAATGCAGTTGTGAGGACCGGATCTAATAATTAATGTTGATGACATGTGCTTTCAGTAACCACCTCGATATGAGAGTGAAACAACCCTGTTGAATATCCTGTGTAGATATCTAAAAAGAACATTTAAGCAAAAGCTCAACGACCTAGAGATATCAAAGTTGAAAAAAATATCGATCATCTCTCTAATTGATCTTCTTGAATATTCTTCTTATAAAAGAAAtgcaaagttaaaaaaaaaaaaaaaaaaagctaatgcAGCAACTGCAAGTGCCCTCAGCTAAGCTTAACTGAGCCTTAATCATGATTAGCAAATAACATTGACTAAGAAATGATGAGCCATGAGTTGAACAATATGAAATTTGTCGAACTCCAAATTTGATAGCCAAGGGAAGTTGGGAACTATTCCACAAGTTACCTTGATCTAATACGTTTAACTCTCCATAAATTACATGAAAATAGTAAAAACATCTTTTTCTGTGTTCCAAGCTCATAATTCCTTTATTTCAGCTGCACCTTTTACCAGCTAACAGACAAAGAAAATTGATACACTGAAACAAATTAAAACTAAGCCATATACAAATTAATCATCAAGCACAGACCACTTAATAAAACCTACTGCATATTTCACTATTATGATCCTACAAATCTAACATTAAATTTCGTAGCAACGAAAAAACAAATCACTCAATCAACTAAGCCAAACACTTGTCCAGGGCTCCTGAGTAGACATTATAGAAATCACCCTTAGTTTCCCCAAATAATGCACAATGTAACATTCACAAATTCGCAATTCTGTCTCTCACAGCAGCCAAACGTATCACTAAAACAAAATGAAGCGTAACTGAATTTTAATCAATGAATTGCAAACAGAGAGGTAcctctcttttctctcttgaATATTCTTCATCTGAGCTCTATAGTGATTCTCTATGAACTGCTTCGCTGCCGCCACTTTCTCCATCGTCAAAGTCGAACCCAGCACCTCTTCTTCTCCTccgttttcttcttcttctatatcTTCCATTCTTTGAGTCGCTGAGTCTCTCTCTAGAATCACCCCTTGTGTACAGCAGAAATATCTGTTCCCCTCCGAAAAATCTGGCAAGCTGAGACTTGGAattctatctatctatctatctctcTCCAAAACGTCACTTTCTCCCTCTAAAAGCACAGTCTCTGAAACACTCATTTATTGCAAGAACGAGGAGATGATGCGAAGAGAGAACCTCAAAAAACCCCAAAATGGAGGATTTTTTTATACTTAACACCGACTATGTATTCACGGTAAgaattatcgaatgaaaatacGACACGTCAAAATTGGAGTCCTATGACCATGAGGTGGTAGAAATATAGAGTAGAAACAAAGGCAGGGGATAGATTCTCCGTGTTGAATTAACCAGGAAGTTTAACGATTATTGTCATAAGAGGTGAATGATAGGACCACGCGCATTTTTGCGTGTGGTGAAGAAAAGTGTTGGCATCTGATGAGGAATGACGTTTCAGCGCATTTTTTATAAGAAGGAAAATACAGGAAAGGGCCCACAGCATGGCTATAATTGGAGCGTGTATATCATTCTCCTTAGGATGATGTGGATATATTAATTCTCTGGTCCGTGATTGGGTGTCTCTGCTTAAGTGTGAGTTGGTCTGTTCTGTTATGCGCTCACACATTTAATTGGTGTATTGTATTAATTTGACTGTACTTATGTGTATATAGTATAGTGTGTtccaaaagaaaatgaaattaaaaggaaatgcATCGATTGGATCGTGGTCGGTCCTTTTCCTTCACTTAGAATattagtataaattttttatttgtattattaGTAATATTGTATCGTACTATTTAAAGAAAATCTAATCTAATCTAATCATGGAACGATCAAAAGATTCTACTGCCAACattcaaaactaaaatttattcctcaattttaatttttcttttagttGAAATTTTTCTCCACCTTGATTTTACATAATGAGATTTTTTAGGACTAGAGGTtgcaaaaaaaacattttacttGTATAGTATGAAAAAGTAACCTTTTAGTGATCTTTTCTTTGAAAGGAACCTTTTAGTAatcttaattatttattatgtaatTGGGAATGAGTCTCACTCTAGcttagtaataaataaataaacattttatcaagctttaatatataattattttcagTTAAATTGATATGCATAACggtaaaaatttccaaaaataataaagatatgaaaaatagggtaaagtgtaaaaaaaattatatttttaatcaaCCATATCAAATGATTGCATTGCTAAACAAACAAATGACGTGGAACACATTCTGTATTTAGTAATTTATATGATAttaccaaaataataaaaagaacgaaaaaatataaaaaaaaacggttacataataaaaataaactttatagGATTGATTTCCTCAAAGATCTTACCTACATTTAGTTAATGTAAGCAAAGAGTCACCACACATATTGTATATAAAAAGAACAACACCAAATTACTTAAACAATTAATCTAGGATTTATAAGTTATTCAATTTGGAAAGTGGGTCTTAGGTTAATTGGCTAACTTAATTAATGTGAAAATTAACTAAGAATCTAAGACTAACTCTTAATTGAAGTCTAATTACTAACTTAATGGCTAACATTACTCACTAATCCTGATCATCAACCCCTTGATCCATCCCATCTAATGCTTATTTATAGATTAAGAGATGGATTTTGATTAGATTTGGTTTTAGAAAATGAATCCAAGTCACCAAAATCTTATAATAATTCAAAGtattaaaaatttgaatttttaatCAATAGGATTGTGTGGACATCGAGACCAAGAGTATGTGGTCCTAATGTGTCCTTATGATGAGCTCTGCGACCGTATATATGCAGTATTGATCTGCTCTAAATATGATCCCACATGACCACATATACGTGGTCATACAAGCAATCAGAATTGTATACACGTGTGATAAGTccaaaatatacttaaatttACATGCATAATTATGTTTGATTTCATGTAAACCATATGTTAATTACtttattttggaaagattttaCGTGAATATTTGATGTTTGTTTGCAAggtattaattatttggaaaaagttAAATCGGAGCAAAAATGGATTGAAATCGAGCAAGATATCGAGCTTTCAACCAAAGTCACGTCCGAGAATTGAAAGTCACGTCTCAGAATCTGAATCACATCACCAAGAAGAGAAAGGGAGTTTCTGTCACTACCGAGATTATCAAAATCTCGACAGGGACACGCGTAGGACATGTCGCGCGCCCCTCCCTCTCCTCTCCCTCGCTTGTCTCGGTCGAGATTCTTGAATCTCGTACGGGGCAGCGAGCAGTTCATCATTTATGTATTTTTCCATCTTTATCTCCATCCAAATGACGCATCCTTTCATCCGGATCGAGGCTACTCTTCACCAATGGACATGCCTTTCGAGCAGACACTTTGGAGATTATAAATAGAGGAAATTTTTTGTAGAAAAGAGTGACACAAGTTACATAATATACTTAGAAAAAGTATACAAGATACAAAgttacatattttattatttacattaaggtTTGCCCAAGTCGAGTTTATGCTTCAAAGTTGATCGAAAGATTTCTTTTTTGAAAACTCAACAAGAAGATTCAGAATTGAAGGCGAACCAAGGTGTGACGAACCTACAAAGTAGagtaaaggattgacaacccataATTCTTACTTTGTTTTAATGCATTTCAATTTTGTTCTTCTTTGTTAAACTTGTGATGTTTATGACtcacattaataatatatcttttaattcaattacatTCTCACTTTGTTTTACTTAAAGTTTGATTTAACAATATTCTTTAAGTAATATTAATTGGTGTTCTCACGTAAAAAATGCTTGGAAAGAAATTTGGTATTTGAACATGCAAACTTCGTTGAATACTTAAGCAAATTCGGATTTAGATTTGATCATTGCGTAATTCGAGTAATCGGGTTTAGATTCCGAATTTGATTAGTGTTTTCAATCTAAGATCGAAAGTAAAGATTGATAACAGTTCAATTCTTCTAATTGAATCAATTGGTAATTTATTACATTCATTTTAAACAaagcaaagtttaaagttgtgtTTTTGGCTTAGCATGAATTAACCTTGGAATAAGTTATAATCTAGATTTAATTTCTGtaattagaattaaaattagaaAACATTTAACAAATAACGATTTTCTATTTACCTTAagagaaaacgaatttaatcaaaacagtaatttttaatcaaaatatcATTCGTTCCCTGTAgaatcgatatcttttattactataagcGAAATCGTGCATTTGTGGAATTCGCCCAACAATGTGGTTCCGATAAGCCTAGTGGCGTGGGCTACAAAACCACGTATAAGCAAACATGTAGACAATTGAGACTATGTATATGGAGTCCTGATTAGCCATGTGAAGGGATTCACTACATGACTATGTATACATAATCACTTGTCATGGGGAACTCAATGTGAGCTTTCGTCGATATAGGGACTCCTATGAGCCATAAAATTCAAACCAAGAGTTTGATTCGAGCATGATCAGTCTCCTTGAATTCAACCCAAGAAACTTTACGGTTTTGTGATAGCGTCTAAGGCTAAAACTTAGTATAAACGATCAAGATAGATCAGAGATTCATCTTAAACTTTTAATGAGTGTAACTTACTCGCTACAAATTTAATCAAGCCTGCCAATTACGTTAGAACACTTTCTCCAAGTATTGAGCATTCCGTAGATTCTACGATTTTGAATAAATTCTGATcaaaagttaattttttagtataatttatttgaCCAATACTTCCATGTAGTATAAATTTATTGTCATGAGTTCAAATTAGGCGCGGTCAATCACGTTGGAATACTTTTAATGGATCTTATGCTTCTCGTGAATATTAAATCCTAATTTGGACTTAAAAAAAGCTTAAAGCTTTTGGATCGATCGTGATTGACTAATTTCCAAACATGTACCTATGACTTTTCTTCCAAAAGCATTGTATTGAACTTCTacaataattctttttttttctatgtttATCAAGCTTTAATATGCAATTATTTTGAGTTAAATTGATATACATAACGATAAAACATGAATTACGAATCTCCAAAAATAATAAAGACATAAAAGAtaggataaagtgtaaaaaacttatatttttaataaaccATATCAAATGATTGCATTACTAAACAAACACATGACGTCAAACACATTCTGTATCAGGTAATTTTTATGATAttaccaaaataataaaaagaaggaaaaagtaTAGAAAAccgattatataataaaaatagacTTTGTAGGATTGATTTTCTCAGAGATCTAACCTACATTTAGTTAATGTAAGCAAAGAGCCACACATATTGTATATAAAAAGAACAACACCAAGTTACTTAAACAATTAATCTAGGATTTATAGGCTATTCACTTTGGAAAGTGGatcttgaaggaaaataggcaaacacaGGCACAacggaaatataatttttttccctATTTCccttaaccaagatccgttaaacgttatttcatataaagagggatggAACGAAATAccttaattgatgatttatctacagttgcaaacgaagtgcccacaactcttaatcccgagtttcacgagcacaaacaaaaacaacaagTAAATGATTAGAATCACAACCAATAAATAGCAATCAAgaaagattgcctctaacaaatcaaagcaagatcaaggaaagagaaaacaaaGATAGGAATTAATCTAATGGAGTTTCGACCCAAACAAATGCCAGCTAGGAACATTAatccttca comes from Euphorbia lathyris chromosome 8, ddEupLath1.1, whole genome shotgun sequence and encodes:
- the LOC136203518 gene encoding serine/threonine-protein kinase CBK1 isoform X3, with amino-acid sequence MRLKRHKICVDDFELLTIIGRGAFGEVRLCREKKSGNIYAMKKLKKSEMLIRGQVEHVRAERNLLAEVGSHCIVKLYYSFQDAEYLYLIMEYLPGGDMMTLLMREDTLTENVARFYIAQSVLAIESIHKHNYIHRDIKPDNLLLDKNGHMKLSDFGLCKPLDCTALSVIHENKTIDDENMTEPMDIDGCIPDADKKSNWKSPHEQLQHWQMNRRKLAFSTVGTPDYIAPEVLLKKGYGMECDWWSLGAIMYEMLVGYPPFYSDDPITTCRKIVHWRNHIKFPEDARLSAEAKDLICRLLCDVDHRLGTGGAHQVKVHPWFRDIAWDKLYEMEAAFKPEVNGELDTRNFMKFDELDPPATGRSSSGHSRKMLLTPKDLSFVGYTYKNFDAVKGMQSFDPKRSMSPKRPSIDSIFSGSGAEYTTKQETEVQMLASSGDPMVP
- the LOC136203518 gene encoding uncharacterized protein isoform X2 gives rise to the protein MEDIEEEENGGEEEVLGSTLTMEKVAAAKQFIENHYRAQMKNIQERKERRWVLERKLASSDVPKEEQINLIKDLERKETEFMRLKRHKICVDDFELLTIIGRGAFGEVRLCREKKSGNIYAMKKLKKSEMLIRGQVEHVRAERNLLAEVGSHCIVKLYYSFQDAEYLYLIMEYLPGGDMMTLLMREDTLTENVARFYIAQSVLAIESIHKHNYIHRDIKPDNLLLDKNGHMKLSDFGLCKPLDCTALSVIHENKTIDDENMTEPMDIDGCIPDADKKSNWKSPHEQLQHWQMNRRKLAFSTVGTPDYIAPEVLLKKGYGMECDWWSLGAIMYEMLVGYPPFYSDDPITTCRKIVHWRNHIKFPEDARLSAEAKDLICRLLCDVDHRLGTGGAHQVKVHPWFRDIAWDKLYEMEAAFKPEVNGELDTRNFMKFDELDPPATGRSSSGHSRKMLLTPKDLSFVGYTYKNFDAVKGMQSFDPKRSGSGAEYTTKQETEVQMLASSGDPMVP
- the LOC136203518 gene encoding uncharacterized protein isoform X1, whose product is MEDIEEEENGGEEEVLGSTLTMEKVAAAKQFIENHYRAQMKNIQERKERRWVLERKLASSDVPKEEQINLIKDLERKETEFMRLKRHKICVDDFELLTIIGRGAFGEVRLCREKKSGNIYAMKKLKKSEMLIRGQVEHVRAERNLLAEVGSHCIVKLYYSFQDAEYLYLIMEYLPGGDMMTLLMREDTLTENVARFYIAQSVLAIESIHKHNYIHRDIKPDNLLLDKNGHMKLSDFGLCKPLDCTALSVIHENKTIDDENMTEPMDIDGCIPDADKKSNWKSPHEQLQHWQMNRRKLAFSTVGTPDYIAPEVLLKKGYGMECDWWSLGAIMYEMLVGYPPFYSDDPITTCRKIVHWRNHIKFPEDARLSAEAKDLICRLLCDVDHRLGTGGAHQVKVHPWFRDIAWDKLYEMEAAFKPEVNGELDTRNFMKFDELDPPATGRSSSGHSRKMLLTPKDLSFVGYTYKNFDAVKGMQSFDPKRSMSPKRPSIDSIFSGSGAEYTTKQETEVQMLASSGDPMVP